In the genome of Acidimicrobiales bacterium, the window TGCTGCTCGCCGCCCGACAGGGAGCCGGCGAGCTGCGTGCGCCGCTCGCCGAGCCGGGGGAACCGTGCGTAGGCGATCTCCTCGATGTCATGCACCGGGACGCCCCGGTGCGAATCCATCCACAAGTTCTCGCGCACAGACAGGTTCGGGAACACGCCCCGGCCCTCGGGCACGAGGCAGAGCCCGAGCCGGGCCAGGACGTCCGGGGCCGCGCCGTTGACGACGCGGCCGGCCAGGACCACCTCGCCGGCCGTCGCCGGCACCTGGCCGGCCACCACCCGCAACGCCGTCGACTTGCCGGCACCGTTCGGGCCGAGCAGCGCCACGACCTCGCCAGGTGCGACGACGAGGTCGAATCCGTGCAGGACCTCGATCGA includes:
- a CDS encoding ABC transporter ATP-binding protein, which produces MTVPALELRGVRATYGSIEVLHGFDLVVAPGEVVALLGPNGAGKSTALRVVAGQVPATAGEVVLAGRVVNGAAPDVLARLGLCLVPEGRGVFPNLSVRENLWMDSHRGVPVHDIEEIAYARFPRLGERRTQLAGSLSGGEQQMLAMARALATDPAVLLLDELSMGLAPIVVGELYELVARLAAAGVSILVVEQFARAVLGVADRAAIVVHGRVTTVGTPADIEAELSTAYLGARGARP